One Torulaspora globosa chromosome 5, complete sequence DNA window includes the following coding sequences:
- the TRM13 gene encoding tRNA:m4X modification enzyme (ancestral locus Anc_3.46), with the protein MPGASKCGFYMSQKRRYCGMTTKSGSSYCLEHLDVSNGTQGEKRRVPCPLDPNHTVWASNLGRHVKKCNKLKLLHANDNEPFYVRDCNLLRAGETGCGDPPHPNELVIQSIPVLERIYAEGFSDLPLQCKSNEYMESHRCAELASNRKHALQQSSLIQHMLDRKLLQDTRFIEFGCGRAELSRYINQVALQQHAGAPPTFTLIDRASNRMKFDSKFREDFEKLRGGPADAAITRRCKIDIRDLKLDPLLEADRDFVAVSKHLCGVATDLTLRCIANSERLNRDGGLKGVCIAMCCRHVCDPDQYVNRPFVESLLRGESGLSYRDFFNSLRKMCSWATSGRREGLSDDDVGGHFTNLPLGRRERLGLMARRVIDEGRKQWICENLTNRDYEVQLIKYTTPDVSLENVAMLMYTK; encoded by the coding sequence ATGCCCGGCGCAAGTAAATGTGGCTTCTATATGAGCCAAAAGAGACGGTACTGTGGCATGACCACCAAGTCCGGCTCTTCTTACTGCTTGGAGCATCTTGACGTGAGCAATGGCACGCAGGGCGAAAAGCGTCGAGTTCCCTGTCCGTTGGACCCAAATCATACGGTTTGGGCTTCGAATCTCGGGCGTCACGTGAAAAAGTGCAATAAGCTGAAGCTACTGCATGCGAACGATAACGAGCCGTTTTATGTGCGGGACTGCAATCTCTTGCGAGCAGGCGAGACAGGGTGCGGCGACCCGCCGCACCCTAACGAGCTCGTAATACAAAGTATTCCAGTTCTGGAGCGAATCTACGCTGAGGGATTCTCGGATTTGCCGTTGCAATGCAAGTCGAACGAGTACATGGAGTCGCATCGCTGCGCTGAGCTGGCTTCGAACCGGAAACACGCGCTGCAACAGTCGTCTCTGATCCAGCACATGCTCGATCGCAAACTGCTGCAGGACACGCGGTTCATCGAGTTCGGCTGCGGGCGCGCTGAGCTCTCCCGTTACATCAACCAGGTGGCGCTGCAGCAGCACGCGGGGGCCCCGCCTACATTCACGCTGATCGACCGCGCGTCGAACCGTATGAAATTCGACAGCAAGTTCAGGGAGgacttcgagaagctgcGCGGGGGCCCCGCAGACGCCGCGATCACGCGCCGCTGCAAAATCGACATCAGGGATCTCAAGCTGGACCCGCTGCTGGAAGCCGATCGCGATTTCGTCGCGGTCTCGAAGCATCTGTGTGGGGTCGCCACCGATCTCACGTTGCGGTGCATTGCCAACAGCGAACGTCTGAATCGGGACGGCGGCCTGAAGGGCGTTTGCATCGCTATGTGCTGCCGACACGTTTGTGACCCGGACCAGTACGTGAACCGGCCGTTTGTGGAGTCTCTGCTCCGCGGAGAGTCCGGCCTGTCGTACcgcgatttcttcaacagtcTACGTAAGATGTGTTCTTGGGCTACGAGCGGTAGGAGAGAGGGTCTCAGCGACGATGACGTTGGGGGCCACTTCACAAACCTGCCTCTCGGTAGACGCGAGCGGCTGGGCCTGATGGCCAGACGGGTAATTGACGAGGGGAGGAAGCAGTGGATCTGTGAGAATCTGACGAACAGAGACTACGAGGTCCAACTGATTAAATATACTACTCCGGACGTCTCGCTCGAGAACGTTGCCATGTTGATGTATACTAAATAA
- the BXI1 gene encoding Bxi1p (ancestral locus Anc_3.44), whose product MSSDPPPYQNYESLDHAAQGPVTVDPNVRRHELPDDFKYSTTIISCEFPVRQRFMARVYSILSAQLLLTLAFCYAATTSGRLQLFLLRHTALYVVAVIAALVSCVWLALAPRAEDYETEPADPLLGRRAAAVPWYCLGRRGQWTLLAVFTVAESYCLGGSVMFESRQIVLNALLVTAVVVVGVSLMAFSGRFQIALESAASIYYWLNLALLLLIGIGLSALLFGGMGSWLNYVYGWVGAVVFSVYLFVDTQLIFRKMYVGEEIRCAMMLYLDIINLFLSILRILSSQNNDD is encoded by the coding sequence ATGAGTAGTGACCCTCCACCATATCAGAACTACGAGTCACTGGATCATGCAGCGCAAGGTCCGGTCACTGTAGACCCAAACGTCCGGCGCCACGAGCTGCCTGACGACTTCAAGTACTCGACGACGATCATCTCGTGCGAGTTCCCCGTTCGCCAGCGGTTCATGGCCAGGGTCTACTCGATCCTATCGGCGCAACTGCTGCTCACGCTGGCGTTCTGCTACGCTGCGACCACCTCTGGCCGCTTGCAGCTGTTTCTGCTCCGGCACACAGCGCTGTACGTGGTCGCGGTGATCGCGGCGCTAGTGTCGTGCGTCTGGCTGGCGCTCGCGCCCCGGGCCGAGGACTACGAGACCGAGCCGGCGGACCCACTGCTTGGGCGGCGCGCCGCCGCGGTTCCTTGGTACTGCCTCGGCAGGCGGGGCCAGTGGACGCTGCTAGCGGTGTTTACTGTTGCGGAGAGCTACTGTCTGGGCGGCAGTGTGATGTTCGAGTCGCGGCAGATCGTGCTGAACGCGCTGCTGGTGACCGCGGTAGTGGTAGTCGGGGTGTCACTGATGGCGTTCTCCGGCAGGTTCCAGATCGCGCTGGAGTCTGCAGCGTCGATCTACTACTGGCTGAACCTGgcgctgctgttgctgatCGGGATCGGACTGTCGGCGCTGCTGTTCGGCGGGATGGGCAGCTGGCTGAACTACGTGTACGGTTGGGTCGGGGCAGTGGTGTTCTCGGTGTACTTGTTTGTGGACACTCAGTTGATCTTCCGCAAGATGTATGTTGGGGAGGAGATACGGTGCGCGATGATGTTGTATCTGGACATCATCAATCTGTTTCTGTCGATCTTAAGGATCTTGTCGAGCCAGAATAACGATGATTAG
- the MDH2 gene encoding malate dehydrogenase MDH2 (ancestral locus Anc_3.45) → MPHPVETDTIKIAVLGAAGGIGQSLSLLLKTQLTAFSNRRHVHLALYDVNADGVRGVAADLSHVDTPITLSSHSPADSADALRDCLINAALVLIPAGVPRKPGMTREDLFAINAKIVGQLGGAIAQHCDLSRVFVLVISNPVNSLVPVMVETLYASAPAASAGVERRVFGITHLDLVRASTFLHEQTITSNLTERSDIMPYVPVIGGHSGDTIVPLFSLASEQHHIPQQQLESLVHRVQYGGDEIVKAKNGQGSATLSMAHAAFQVVKNFVLLLTGAADTLSGIFYVSLLDRAGQPVCPGAGKLLALIDGCTYFAAPVTATRAQGVVDVDYGILAKISAYEREKLLPLCLPKLKAGIEAGRKAGTTV, encoded by the coding sequence ATGCCACATCCTGTAGAAACTGATACGATCAAGATCGCCGTCCTGGGCGCCGCTGGCGGAATCGGCCAGTCGCTatcgctgctgctcaagaCTCAATTGACCGCTTTTAGCAACCGCCGTCACGTGCACCTAGCACTTTACGACGTGAACGCCGACGGAGTCCGCGGCGTTGCCGCGGACCTTTCGCACGTCGACACCCCCATCACCCTGAGCAGCCACTCGCCCGCGGACTCCGCGGATGCGTTGCGGGACTGTCTCATTAACGCCGCGCTTGTGCTGATCCCCGCGGGTGTACCCCGCAAGCCGGGCATGACGCGCGAGGATCTGTTTGCGATCAACGCCAAGATCGTTGGCCAGCTCGGCGGCGCGATCGCCCAGCACTGCGACCTGTCGCGCGTGTTTGTGCTGGTAATCTCCAACCCCGTAAACTCGCTCGTGCCTGTGATGGTCGAGACGCTGTATGCGAGCGCCCCCGCGGCTAGCGCCGGCGTCGAGCGCCGGGTGTTTGGGATCACGCACCTCGACCTGGTGCGCGCTTCGACCTTCCTGCACGAACAGACCATCACGTCGAATCTCACGGAACGCTCCGACATAATGCCCTACGTGCCCGTGATCGGCGGTCATTCCGGCGACACCATCGTACCGCTGTTCTCGCTGGCTAGCGAGCAGCACCACATaccgcagcagcagctggagTCGCTGGTGCACCGCGTGCAGTACGGCGGTGACGAGATAGTGAAGGCCAAGAACGGCCAGGGCTCCGCCACGCTGTCGATGGCGCACGCCGCGTTCCAggtggtcaagaacttcgttctgctgctgacgGGCGCCGCCGACACCCTCAGCGGCATATTCTACGTGTCGCTTCTCGACCGCGCCGGACAACCGGTGTGTCCGGGCGCTGGGAAACTGCTCGCCCTGATCGACGGCTGCACCTACTTTGCGGCCCCCGTGACCGCGACGCGCGCACAGGGCGTCGTAGACGTGGACTACGGCATTCTGGCAAAGATCTCCGCGTACGAGCGCGAGAAGCTGCTGCCCCTTTGTCTCCCCAAGCTGAAGGCCGGTATCGAGGCAGGCCGGAAGGCGGGCACCACCGTCTAG